The Victivallis sp. Marseille-Q1083 DNA window GGCCATGCTGTAACAGCGCGCCATGCACTCCGCCCATTGATCGACGTCGTGCAGCGTGTAAGGCATCACCACCGGCGTGCCGGTCGATCCGCTGGACATGTGCATTTCGACGATGTGTTGCGGCGCGACACAGCACATGCCGAGCGGATATTGGCTGCGGAAATCGACTTTGCTCATCGTCGGCAGGCTGGTCAGGTCCTCCAGGCCGCGGAACGATTCCGGGTCGACGCCGGCGGCGGCGAACCGGCGGCGGAAATAATCGCTGTGGGCCGCCGTGTAACGGACCAGCGCCTTCAATTTTTCATTTTGACGGCTTTTCAACTGATCTGCCGACATGGTTTCGGCGTCGGGCTGGAAAAAATGAGAATGGTTCATGGTGGTCAGGCCTCTCTGCCCGCCTGGAACGCCGCGAGATTGGCGTCGATGAGCGGTGTTTTGATACAGTTGCGGATTGCCTGGCTCCAGGCGTCGACCGGCAGGTCGAGTCCGTTGGACAACGCGCCGAGCAGAATGGTGTTGGCCAATCTGGCGTCGCCGCGCTCCCGGGCCATGCCGGGGCAATCCAGGTAATTCAAGTGTTGGAAACAGCTTTGCAGCCGGATTTCGACATCGGTCGGATATTGCGCCTTGCCGCTGGAAACGGTCACCGGAATGATCGCCTGCCGGGAAACGACCGCCAGGCCGTCCGGTTTCAGGTAATGGGCGTAGCGGAGCGCTTCGATTTGTTCGAGGGCGCCGAGCACATCGGCGGTGCCTTCCAGGATAAGCGGCGAGTGTACTTTTTCGCCGTAACGGACCTGGGCGGTGACCGAGCCGCCGCGTTGCGCCATGCCGTGAATTTCGTTGGTGGTCACGTCGAATCCGGCGCCGGAAGCGGCGTTGGCGATGATTCTGGCGGCCAGCAGAATGCCCTGGCCGCCGACACCGGCCAGAATGATGTTTCTGATCATGGAAGAAGTCCCCTGTCGCTGATAAACGGTTATTCGGGTAATATATCCGTCGAAAAAGGAATGTGCAAATGTTCCGGCCGGGTTGGAGCCGGCGAAGTGCATTCCTCAATAAAAAGCGAACGCTCCGGGTCGTCCCCGGACGCAGTCCGGCGGGCGGACACCGCTGGTCGCTTCAGCTTCACTGGAGTGAAGCCAGCTTCGAAAAGTGCCGGCATTTCCGGCGCTTACCAGCCAGCCAGCCGGGCGATTGCCGACTATTGCCGGCGGCAATGCCCCGGAACGTTCACTTTTTATTCGAAGTCGCTGTTCGGGAAATATTCGGCGGCGATTCTGGTCATTTCGTTGATGTCGCCCATCATCAGCATGCCGTCGCCGGCTTCCAGCCGGGTGTTGCCGCGGGCGAGGATGAAATGATTGTTGCGGCGCAGCAGCAGCACCAGCACGCCCGGCGGCAGTTT harbors:
- a CDS encoding indolepyruvate oxidoreductase subunit beta, whose protein sequence is MIRNIILAGVGGQGILLAARIIANAASGAGFDVTTNEIHGMAQRGGSVTAQVRYGEKVHSPLILEGTADVLGALEQIEALRYAHYLKPDGLAVVSRQAIIPVTVSSGKAQYPTDVEIRLQSCFQHLNYLDCPGMARERGDARLANTILLGALSNGLDLPVDAWSQAIRNCIKTPLIDANLAAFQAGREA